The following proteins come from a genomic window of Mycolicibacterium rufum:
- a CDS encoding NAD(P)H-dependent flavin oxidoreductase gives MNPTTHWSPSMGLEVPIVNAPMGGVAGGALAAAVSRAGGLGMIGMGSAATTSTLREQLGLLDGLDRPFGIGLIGWRVRDEPALLTTALEAGPALLSVSFGDDDSWIARAHAAGCTTAVQVADLDAASRAADAGIDVLVARGAEGGGHGKPKVATLALLAEILDRVGVPALAAGGIASARALAAVLAAGAAGAWIGTAFAACRESLLPDAARRAMIDAQATDTVVTRAFDVAFGYPWPADTPERLLRNAFTDEWDGREHAIDGAAREALRTAITRHDYRMAPVNAGQGVSEVTAVEPAAAVIDRLCGRQPSGG, from the coding sequence ATGAACCCCACCACCCACTGGTCGCCGTCGATGGGGCTCGAGGTGCCGATCGTCAACGCGCCGATGGGCGGGGTGGCCGGTGGTGCGCTCGCCGCCGCGGTGTCCCGTGCGGGTGGTCTGGGCATGATCGGAATGGGCAGCGCCGCAACCACATCGACGCTGCGCGAACAACTCGGGCTCCTCGACGGTCTCGACCGACCGTTCGGTATCGGACTGATCGGCTGGCGGGTCCGTGACGAGCCGGCGCTGCTGACCACGGCACTGGAGGCGGGGCCCGCGCTGCTGTCGGTCAGCTTCGGCGACGACGACTCCTGGATCGCCCGCGCGCACGCCGCGGGCTGTACCACGGCGGTCCAGGTCGCCGATCTCGATGCGGCGTCGCGCGCCGCCGACGCCGGCATCGACGTACTGGTCGCCCGCGGCGCCGAAGGCGGCGGGCACGGGAAACCGAAGGTCGCGACGCTGGCCCTGCTCGCCGAGATCCTCGACCGTGTTGGGGTTCCCGCGCTGGCTGCGGGGGGCATCGCCTCGGCCCGCGCACTGGCCGCCGTGCTTGCCGCCGGAGCAGCAGGCGCGTGGATCGGCACCGCGTTCGCGGCCTGCCGGGAGTCGCTGCTGCCCGACGCCGCGCGGCGGGCGATGATCGACGCGCAGGCGACCGACACCGTCGTCACGCGCGCCTTCGACGTCGCGTTCGGCTACCCGTGGCCGGCAGACACGCCGGAACGGTTGCTGCGCAACGCTTTCACCGACGAATGGGACGGCCGTGAGCACGCGATCGACGGCGCCGCGCGCGAGGCGCTGCGCACCGCGATCACCCGGCACGATTACCGGATGGCCCCCGTCAACGCCGGCCAGGGTGTCAGCGAGGTGACCGCCGTCGAACCGGCCGCGGCCGTCATCGACCGGCTGTGCGGGCGTCAGCCCTCCGGCGGGTAG